In the genome of Tropicibacter oceani, one region contains:
- a CDS encoding beta-ketoacyl-[acyl-carrier-protein] synthase family protein — translation MRLASFSKYVPEGRIPVSDCVAATGASQGEAKAFGRLFGFDSVASTPADMTLEAAFGQVLDRVAPGAVLPDTLIYVHGNPVQYAEGRSPVQALVASHPILAGIEDVYEMDQQNCSTLFWALQAAQRLLADDARAVLVLAGDSLHQMPLGERYAPGVTAIGDAYCALLLDGEAGGTQIDNIWLKTCSQHYAGRFGTAAQSAAFNAEHTALVNAILDGTGFDVASDAPILPHNVNRLSWTLYAKQTGIDRDRIWLDLLPDQGHCYTVDAVSMLDRVRGTRCPEAALLSVGQGGFLGGCMVRREAA, via the coding sequence ATGAGACTGGCGTCTTTCTCGAAATACGTGCCCGAGGGCCGCATTCCGGTCTCCGATTGCGTCGCCGCCACCGGCGCATCGCAGGGCGAGGCCAAGGCCTTTGGCCGGTTGTTCGGCTTTGACAGCGTGGCCAGTACCCCGGCGGACATGACGCTCGAGGCGGCCTTTGGCCAGGTGCTGGACAGGGTCGCGCCCGGTGCGGTGCTGCCTGATACGCTGATCTACGTGCACGGCAACCCGGTGCAATACGCCGAAGGGCGCAGCCCGGTGCAGGCGCTGGTCGCCAGCCATCCGATCCTTGCCGGGATCGAGGATGTCTATGAAATGGATCAGCAGAATTGTTCGACCCTGTTCTGGGCGCTTCAGGCAGCGCAGCGGTTGCTGGCGGATGATGCGCGGGCGGTGCTGGTCCTGGCCGGTGACAGCCTGCACCAGATGCCGCTGGGCGAACGCTATGCCCCTGGCGTGACGGCGATCGGTGATGCCTATTGCGCGCTGTTGCTGGACGGCGAAGCGGGCGGCACGCAGATCGACAACATCTGGCTGAAGACCTGTTCGCAGCACTACGCGGGCCGCTTTGGCACCGCCGCCCAAAGCGCGGCCTTCAACGCCGAGCATACGGCGCTGGTCAATGCGATCCTGGACGGCACCGGGTTTGACGTAGCCAGCGATGCGCCGATCCTGCCGCACAACGTCAACCGGCTCAGCTGGACGCTTTATGCCAAGCAGACCGGGATCGACCGGGATCGCATCTGGCTGGATCTGCTGCCTGACCAGGGCCACTGCTATACCGTTGACGCGGTGTCGATGCTGGACCGGGTGCGCGGCACCCGCTGCCCCGAGGCAGCGCTGTTGTCGGTCGGGCAGGGCGGGTTCCTGGGTGGCTGCATGGTCCGGCGGGAGGCCGCGTGA